The nucleotide sequence gccggggactaatccaccgacggattgagggatcgtccaccttacggacacgccgtggagtaggagcaagttatctccgaaccacgtaaacgaacgtgttagcggtttgcatttccattcttgtatttagtgtttagctttctatttgtgtttgtttgtattccgctgcgctaacatcataggaagcaacgatttgggggtgtcgtctatccaacccccttcaagccggccaccgatcctccaacagctGGAACATAACAAGTCAAATCGGAACACAATGTCATCAAGGAATTGGAGGACCGGAAGCGTATGACAATGCGGATGGTCAGAGATGGCCTACGATGAGGCAGCAAGAGAGGCGATGCTGTGGCGTCCTGGAGGAAACTGCTAGTGGGCGGTTGTGGACACTGGAAAAGAAGGAGATAGGGGTGGAGATTGGCTACCGACGGTCCGGAGGGCGGTGGCGATTGTTGGAAGCGGTTGTGGAAATGGCAGTTACTCCAGTGGCTAGGGTTGTGAGGGAGAAAGGGAGGTGGCAGTGAGCTATACACTGGCGGTGGCTCGGCGGTTAGAGCTGCGAGGAGAGAGGAAGTGGAGAGGGGTAGCGTTAGTGTTGTCGGCACGAAGAGGGGGAGACAGTTGTGTGTGCTTGGAGGCGATGGAGACACGAATCCGACATCATTAGCGTGGGGAGGAAGAAGGCTGCTCGGAGGTGGTCGTCTCCTTGGTCACGGTGGCATGGAGAAGAGAGGAGGTGGCGGCTGGAGGCCTCTGCAGCCGAGAGGAGAGGGAAAGCAGAGGAGGGGAGTGGTGGCTCACCGACGACGAGGGAGAAGGCGACACCGGCGGTGACATTGTTTGTCCTGGGTCACGATGGCGTGGAGCAAGGAAGAGACcgccctccccctttgtcacgcGCGAATAGTGCCTTAAAAACTGTTTttcgttttttgttttttgtacCTCTCTTACGTTGATTTGCCCCTCTTATAATTAGTTATTTAAGTACCGTAACTTTAAATGTGAGCACCAAATTAATCTACATCTCTGTGATGCATGCTCGTTCATTCCacgttatttctattttttcctTCCAAAGTTTCTCTAATGTATAAAATGAACTATGATAAAAATCCTACGGTGTGTTTTGATAACCTTAGCTATATGATTATGAATTAATCATATGATTAAAATTATggagaataaaatataatctaatATTATGTAAttgaatataaataatataataaaatttatttatttagatattttaatatataacttaatttaatattttactatattatcttCAGTTACAAAACTAATcgtatatattattattttttttctttttaaactttacactattttagtattttttttacccCCTCCCTCTCTATATATTAGTTATCATAAtataatacataaaaaaaaaaaatatggaaccgccacatcagtggcccccctagagccggtcccacggatatggagggaggtaaatgcaggtacacaggtagaAAGTGCATatcggagacgttaaccccaggcagtgacaccccggggatcgacccctggacctttcagccacagaaccatgcagaACCATgcacatcatatcataatataatacatgaatatGCATAAATTAGTATCCCGGATTCATAAATTGGAGTTAATAAGGGTACGTTTGGAGAACCTTAGTTATATAATTACCAAGTGATCATATGACTACAATtatgagaaataaaatataatctaatGTTGTTTAGTTCAATCTAGATAATACAataaaacttatttatttgaagattttaatatatataacttagtttaatattttaccgtattattctcagttacaaaaccaacgatacatattattattattattattattttaaactttacatttttagtatttttaaccccctctttctctctctctctctctctctctctctctctctctctctctctctatatatatatatatatatatatatactagttATCATAATATAATACATGAATGCGCAAAAATTATTATCCCGAACCCATAAATTGGAGTTGATAAGGGTGCGTTTAGATAACCTTAGCTATATAATTATCAAGTAATTATATAACTAAAGTTAtagagaataaaatataacctaatGTTGTTTAGTTCAACTTACGTAATACAATAAAACTTATTTATTTGGATATTTTAATGTATAATTTAGtctaatattttactatattatcctcagttacaaaataaataatacatattattattacttttttatactctatatttttttattttttttaaaacccaCCTCTAACCTCAACAACAAGCTACTATAACGGACTCTCccacataaaaaattaatttaatttttttatataagatATTAAACTAATAAGAACATATATGACACTTGATCTTAGTCAAAAGGTCAAGAAGGATATGCTTTCTAACATCATCGGACCAATATTTTTATAAAAGCTTTTCTTCTCGTAGTATTGTTGACCCTAAGATGTGGGGCATTGCATATTATTTatgtaaaaaataattagaaaaaattactaataaatcttaaaatcaagaaaaatctcattTTTCCAAAGTTTTCTTATTCTTGGTTGCATGCCCGGCCCCTTTTGCTTACGTGTTAGACATGAATTATTACTTATGAATCACcgaatatttaaattaaataagattTTCATTGAAAACTTTAGATGAATAATAAAGGTTATAAAGGATAACTCTCAACCAAACTCATCGAAGGACACTAAATTATCATTCAGGCATCCATAATTTAATCCCCAACTACGatgtatttgtaaaaaaaattttcttcaaaTGGGCACACATGCCATAGAATATTGGGATTCTGGGTACCATCTGTCATAACTTTTCGATTTACTTTAACAGTAAATGGAAATTTTTTATGGAATAGGCTCTACCATCTCATATTTGATGttggtttaatttttttatgaaaaaaataaaattcaatttatttaattttagaatAAATGTGAAGAATTATAGAAGATATAGTTTAAAATAAATCAATAGGGATGAGATATTGCTTTCTGGACTATTGATGTTCAGTAGGTGGATGCATTCTCTCCGATATGATCTAGATTTCATTACTGATTTGCCCTAAAAACAGAGGAATTCATAAGAACACCGGGTCAACGCAGCTTTCAATAGATCATCCTCCCTGGtgctaaaaataaataataatattaatgttTCATGCCCTCAGTACCTCGCTGCTTCTCTTTATAAAGGATCAGCGATCAGATTCGGCACCATGCGAGTTCGATCAGTCATGTCGAAGCTCACGATCTTCCTGCTGCTTTTGTTCTGCCTGCAGAAGCAGCAGCTGCAATCCCAATCCCAGGAGATCATCTGCGCCGGCGAGGTCGCCGGAGGACCCTTCTCCGGCGGCCGGAGCTATTCCTCCTGCATCCCCCTTCCCTACCTCGATGCCATTCTGTTCTGGACCTACTACCCTTCCAGCGCCGCCCTCGACGTCGCCTACCGCGCGCGGCAGTCGCCTGCCGGCTGGGTCGCCTGGGCCATCAACCCCACCGGCCGCGGCATGGTCGGGGCCAACGCCTTCCTCGCCTTCCCTGACGCCGCCACCGGCGCCGCCACCGTGATTACCACCCAGCTCCCGAGGCACAACCTCCAGCCGAGCGACATCAGGGACGAGGCGCTGACCTTCGCCGTGTATGTCCGGGAGGCGGAGTACTCCGCCGACGGCGGGTATTACACCATCTACGCGACGGTGGAGCTGCCGGGGAACAGGACGACTCAGAACACGGTATGGCAGGCGTCGACGACGTTCGCCGGCGGACTGCCTTTCAACCACCCGTTCGATCGCGACCACTTGTCGTCCTTCGCGAGTCTGGATTTCCTCACCGGCGAGTTGGCGTGATCGGTTCATCGTTAAATGGagattaattatgaatttagagCTTCCAATTCTTTGATTCAAAGGATGGCAAGCGTAAATAAatctattttatattttcttaaaTACTGATgtttaaatgaaataaaaagattgGTTGATCTTAAATGATTGCGGCAAAAAGACAAATATATTTGTCCCAGTGCCCCCTCAACCCGTCTCAAGATCATGGAGATGGCTGATCTTAAATGATAGATCCACAAGACATCAAAAACCTATTACTCTCAAGGTCGGATGAGAAAATCAATGAACAAAATTCGCTCcctttttattaaaatctttaaaagCCATTCCTTTTCATTTATTATCAAAAGTCAAACTCTCaggttttttatatattttacttttaaaaattattatgatttttaatattattataacaaCTATAAAATCAAAACCCGACATGTTACTACTATACAATTAGAATATTGATCCCATCCAAAAATTGAAAAGAATGCCAATGATATGATATTTGTATTGACCGTGAGGAGACTTCGAGTTAGAAATCAAGAAAAGGGGGTGAGCTGTCCTCGTCGCTGAATGAATCTGCAAACAGACCAGGCTTGCCCCGACTTTGCACTCTGACGCTTGAGGCTGATCCCAAATATGTGTAAGGATCCAGCTAAATGGTAGAGAGATAAAATGCGCGAAGGATAAGTTTGGAAAACGTACCCTGACCTAGGGGTGCCTTTTGGTAAATCGGTGAGTTAGTCGTAATACTAGTCCAGTTAATTTCCGATGATGTCCTgtatgaagaagatgaatagtgcaggagaataaatattaaaataagtgTATACAGTAAGGAGtctatctcatttttttttttttttctccttttcccCTCCTTTTTCCTCCTGTTTTCCCTCCTCAGCTGTTCCCAGGTTGTGGTATACTTCCACCGAGTTGGATTTTAACGGGACGAGGTAGACCAGATGAAAATGACTTATCACATTCCTGACAATCACCAAATCACAATCCTTTTCACTTATGCTCGTCCTCATACACCCCCGATGATTTACTTTATTTCTTTAAAGACCAATTGTATGTTGGTCTGCGCTTTCCTatcaattctttttttttcttttttttttcttttttttttgaagtttgtaagtatttttatatttttttgcaaTCGTTAGTACCAAACTCCTTTAGGTTACTGTACAGGGTTGTAGTACTATTCCGCCTATACGACATTTCTCTTTTGTCCTGCatttttcactatttttattaCCCAAAATTGTCAAGCCGGGAGTCTTCCTCTTCAAGTCCGAGTGGGCGCCGTCTATTTTGAAAAGATTCTCACGTCCAATAAAGGCTGTAAGTTCTATTACTTCTATGTTTGACTTCCCGATCGGCCCACTTTCTTGATGGGCTGGCAAATGGAGCTGTCGAAATCCCCCACGCTGAGAAAATACCGGCGGGAATCAACCTACCTTCAAGCAGCTACGCACCTAGCTAGTTAGAAATACCATATACATATGCTACTACTAGAGGGTGTTATATATATGTTTGGGCTGAGTCTCATCTAAGCCTGACCGCCCGATTCCTT is from Zingiber officinale cultivar Zhangliang chromosome 7B, Zo_v1.1, whole genome shotgun sequence and encodes:
- the LOC122003825 gene encoding cytochrome b561 and DOMON domain-containing protein At5g48750-like, translating into MRVRSVMSKLTIFLLLLFCLQKQQLQSQSQEIICAGEVAGGPFSGGRSYSSCIPLPYLDAILFWTYYPSSAALDVAYRARQSPAGWVAWAINPTGRGMVGANAFLAFPDAATGAATVITTQLPRHNLQPSDIRDEALTFAVYVREAEYSADGGYYTIYATVELPGNRTTQNTVWQASTTFAGGLPFNHPFDRDHLSSFASLDFLTGELA